Sequence from the Gemmatimonas sp. genome:
GACTCCCTGCGTGCACCGAACCTCGCCCGGGCGCTGTTCCTGCGCGTGGCCCGTGAGGCGGGGGCTTCGCCGCTCGTGCCCAGCGCTTGGTACGCCGCTGCGCTCCTCGAGCCGGACAGTGCGGCGTCGTGGCAGCGTCGCGTGCTCGCCGACTTCAGGAATTCCGCGGTGGCGGCGCGGCTGCGCGGCGACGATCCCTCCACGCAGCCGGACTTTGTCAGTGCGCCCGAGCTGTTGAGATTGCACTGGACCGATGCGCTCCGCATCTGGTCTGACAGCGTACGCAAGCTGCGTCTTCCTCCCAAGCCCGCCGGCTCTCGGTGACCGCGTGATAGCAACAGCAGGTGAACAGCAGACCTGGACGGTGGCCGGGTTGGCCTTTCGGAACCCCGTTGTCCTCGCCGCCGGCACGGCCGGTTTCGGGAAAGAGGTCGATGACGTTCTCGACCTCGCGGCCATCGGCGGGATCGCCACCAAAGCCGTGAGCGTAGCCCCTCGGCATGGCGCGCCGCCGCTGCGCGTGAGTGAGTTCGCTGGCGGCATGATCAACGCCATCGGCCTCGCCAACCCCGGGCTTGACGCCGTCCGCGCCGACTATCTGCCGTGGCTACGCCAGGCCTATCCCGGTACCCGCGTCATCGTGAACGTCGTGGGGAACAGCGTCGAAGACTTCGAAACGGTCGTCGGTGGACTGGACGATCTGCCCGGCGTCGATGCGTTCGAACTCAATGTCAGCTGCCCGAACGTCAAGGCGGGCGGCATGGAGTTCGGCGCCGACTCTGTCGCGTTGGGGGCGCTGGTGCGCGCTGTCCGCGCTCGCACGTCCCGCCCCCTGTTCGTGAAGCTGTCTCCGACCCTCGGGGCCGGGGTCGTGGACGCAGCCCGCGTGTCGGTCGAGAACGGCGCCACCGGCCTGACGCTGGTGAACACCATGCCGGGGCTCGTAATCGATGCCTCGCACCGCAAGCCCAAAATCGGCTTCGGCACCGGCGGCGTAAGCGGTCCAGCGCTGCTCCCCATGGGATTGCTGGCCACGTGGCGAGTGCGGCAGGCACTGCCTGACGCGCCCATTATTGGTCTTGGTGGCGTCAGCACCGGCAACGACGCGGCGCAGTACCTCCTCGCCGGCGCGTCGCTGGTGGGTGTCGGGACGGCGGCGCTGCGCGATCCGCGCGCACCAGAGCGCATTGCCCGGGAACTCTCCGCCTGGGCGCAGCGGGAAGAGATTCGCGACCTCCGATCGATCATCGGCACACTGGAGTGGCCCACGTGACGTTTGTGTCTTCGTCGACCGTCGAGGCGACGGTCCAGCCCGCCGTGACCCCCATTGTCGCTCTCGACGTCCCCGACCGTCTCGCGGCCCAGGCGATCGTCGCCCGACTCGGCGGCTCCTGCGGCTTCTACAAGGTCGGGCTGGAGCTGTTTGCCGCCGAAGGCCCCGAGATCGTGAGTTGGCTGCGCGACGCGGGGAAGTCGGTGTTCGTGGATTTGAAGCTGCACGACATTCCGAACACCGTGCGTGGCGCCGCTCGCAGTGTCGCTCGCCACGGCGCGTCGCTGCTCACGGTGCATGCCTCCGGTGGCTCGGCCATGATCCGCGCGGCCGTTGAGGGGGCCGAGGAGGGCGCGGCGACCGCTGCGTCCGGCGGATGCGGCATTCTCGGGGTCACGATCCTCACGAGCATGGACTCGGCGGGGATCGGCGAAGCCTGGGGTCGGGAACAGGTCGACGTGACGCGTGACGTAGTTCGCCTGGCCGGGCTGGTGGCGACGGGCGGTGGCGCCGGGATCGTCTGCTCTGGCCACGAGGCCGCCGCGGTGCGGTCCGCGTTCAGTGAGTCCCTCGGCCTCCTGATCCCCGGCATTCGTCTGCCGGGGAGCGACGCTCACGACCAGCGCCGCGTGATGACGCCGCGAGCTGCCGCGGATGCCGGCGCGCGTTGGCTGATCCTGGGTCGGGCGGTCACCGGGGCCGCCGACCCGGTGGAAGCGATGGAGCAGGTGGCTGCCTCACTTGCGGGAGCGGTGTAAGTCCACTAGGATGAGGGTCTTGCCTGTTTTCGGGCGAGATTCTAGGCCAATCCGCTGGCCACATTTGCTTCGCTCGTGCGCGGAATCGCTGTAACGCGATGCTTCATGAGCGATGGACGCATGGGGAGTCCAGCCGGCCAGAGAAATCTGGTGCGGGAGACTCCGTTGGCGCGTGAGCGCCAAGGTGACCCGTGAAAGTTCGGAGCAGCGTAAAGCCGATCTGTGAGCACTGCAAAGTCGTCAAGCGACAGGGCGTGACTCGCATCATCTGCAAGCGCAACCCCAAGCACAAGCAGCGTCAAGGCTGAGGGGAAG
This genomic interval carries:
- a CDS encoding dihydroorotate dehydrogenase, giving the protein MIATAGEQQTWTVAGLAFRNPVVLAAGTAGFGKEVDDVLDLAAIGGIATKAVSVAPRHGAPPLRVSEFAGGMINAIGLANPGLDAVRADYLPWLRQAYPGTRVIVNVVGNSVEDFETVVGGLDDLPGVDAFELNVSCPNVKAGGMEFGADSVALGALVRAVRARTSRPLFVKLSPTLGAGVVDAARVSVENGATGLTLVNTMPGLVIDASHRKPKIGFGTGGVSGPALLPMGLLATWRVRQALPDAPIIGLGGVSTGNDAAQYLLAGASLVGVGTAALRDPRAPERIARELSAWAQREEIRDLRSIIGTLEWPT
- the pyrF gene encoding orotidine-5'-phosphate decarboxylase, which produces MTFVSSSTVEATVQPAVTPIVALDVPDRLAAQAIVARLGGSCGFYKVGLELFAAEGPEIVSWLRDAGKSVFVDLKLHDIPNTVRGAARSVARHGASLLTVHASGGSAMIRAAVEGAEEGAATAASGGCGILGVTILTSMDSAGIGEAWGREQVDVTRDVVRLAGLVATGGGAGIVCSGHEAAAVRSAFSESLGLLIPGIRLPGSDAHDQRRVMTPRAAADAGARWLILGRAVTGAADPVEAMEQVAASLAGAV
- the rpmJ gene encoding 50S ribosomal protein L36; the protein is MKVRSSVKPICEHCKVVKRQGVTRIICKRNPKHKQRQG